The following proteins are co-located in the Candidatus Accumulibacter cognatus genome:
- a CDS encoding NADPH-dependent 2,4-dienoyl-CoA reductase, with product MFHSPYPHLLAPLDLGFTTLKNRILMGSMHTGLEEAPQGFARLAAFYAERARGGVGLIVTGGIAPNQDGVVMPGAAVLENETQAEQHRQVTTAVHQAGGKIALQILHTGRYAYHRGAVAPSAIQAPISPIRPRELSEEDIERTLKDYTRCASLAQLAGYDGVEVMGSEGYLINQFIAQQTNFREDGWGGCFENRIRLAVESVRRVRSATGPNFIIIYRLSMLDLVEGGSTWDEIVTLAKAIESAGATLINTGIGWHEARIPTIATMVPRAAFVWVTKRLMGEVDIPLITTNRINTPEVAEEVIASGCADMVSMARPFLADAEFVNKAAAGRANTINTCIACNQACLDEIFAGRLTSCLVNPRACRETELLIEKTAAPKRIAVVGAGPAGMACALTAAERGHWVTLFDAAAEIGGQFRLARRIPGKEEFGETLRYFDHRLQDAGVTLELGKHCEASELADAGFEHVVLATGIVPRQPELPGIGHEKVISYVDLIEGLRIAGERVAIIGAGGIGFDVAEFLTHTDEDRDELERFQGEWGIDPEFTNRGGLRTPIPEATRRQVWLLQRKASKVGDGLARTTGWIRRTLLKKRGVQMLSGVTYERIDDAGLHIIADGQPQCLPVEHVIVCAGQEPRRDLETGLRAANVPLSLIGGADVANELDAKRAIDQGTRLAATL from the coding sequence ATGTTCCATTCCCCTTATCCCCACCTGCTTGCTCCGCTCGACCTCGGCTTTACGACGCTGAAGAATCGCATCCTGATGGGCTCGATGCATACCGGCCTCGAAGAAGCCCCGCAAGGCTTTGCCCGTCTCGCCGCCTTCTATGCCGAGCGCGCGCGTGGGGGTGTCGGGCTGATCGTGACCGGCGGCATCGCGCCCAATCAGGACGGGGTGGTGATGCCCGGCGCGGCGGTGCTCGAAAACGAGACGCAGGCTGAGCAGCACCGGCAGGTCACTACCGCCGTCCACCAGGCAGGCGGCAAGATCGCCCTGCAGATCCTGCACACCGGCCGCTACGCCTATCATCGCGGAGCCGTCGCACCGTCGGCGATACAGGCGCCGATCTCGCCGATCCGCCCGCGCGAACTCAGCGAGGAGGACATCGAGCGGACACTCAAGGACTACACCCGCTGCGCCAGCCTCGCGCAACTCGCCGGCTATGACGGGGTCGAGGTGATGGGGTCGGAAGGCTACCTGATCAACCAGTTCATCGCCCAGCAGACCAACTTCCGCGAGGACGGCTGGGGCGGCTGTTTCGAGAACCGCATCCGTCTCGCCGTCGAATCGGTTCGGCGCGTGCGCTCAGCAACCGGGCCGAACTTCATCATCATTTACCGCCTGTCGATGCTCGACCTGGTCGAAGGCGGCAGCACCTGGGATGAGATCGTTACCCTGGCCAAGGCGATCGAGTCCGCCGGGGCAACGCTGATCAACACCGGGATCGGCTGGCATGAGGCGCGCATCCCGACGATCGCCACGATGGTCCCGCGCGCGGCCTTCGTGTGGGTCACCAAGCGCCTGATGGGCGAAGTGGACATCCCGTTGATCACTACCAATCGGATCAATACGCCGGAAGTCGCCGAGGAAGTGATCGCGTCCGGCTGTGCCGACATGGTCTCGATGGCTCGCCCCTTCCTCGCCGATGCCGAATTCGTTAACAAAGCCGCCGCCGGGCGCGCCAACACGATCAACACCTGCATCGCCTGCAACCAGGCCTGCCTCGACGAGATTTTCGCCGGCCGGTTGACTTCGTGTCTGGTCAATCCGCGGGCCTGCCGGGAAACCGAACTGTTGATCGAGAAGACTGCGGCGCCCAAGCGGATCGCCGTTGTCGGCGCCGGGCCGGCGGGAATGGCCTGCGCGCTGACCGCTGCCGAACGGGGCCATTGGGTCACTCTGTTCGATGCAGCGGCGGAAATTGGCGGACAGTTCAGGCTGGCACGCCGGATCCCTGGCAAGGAGGAGTTCGGCGAGACGCTGCGCTATTTCGATCACCGCCTGCAGGACGCGGGAGTCACCCTGGAACTCGGCAAGCACTGCGAAGCCTCCGAGCTGGCCGATGCCGGCTTCGAGCATGTCGTTCTCGCCACCGGGATCGTGCCGCGGCAGCCTGAGCTGCCCGGTATCGGGCACGAGAAGGTGATCTCGTATGTTGACCTGATTGAAGGCTTGCGCATCGCCGGCGAACGCGTGGCGATCATCGGTGCCGGCGGCATCGGCTTCGACGTCGCCGAGTTCCTGACCCACACCGACGAAGATCGCGACGAACTCGAGCGCTTCCAGGGCGAGTGGGGGATCGACCCCGAGTTCACCAACCGCGGCGGCCTACGGACACCGATCCCGGAAGCCACACGACGCCAGGTCTGGCTGCTGCAGCGCAAGGCCAGTAAGGTCGGCGACGGGCTGGCCAGGACTACCGGCTGGATTCGCCGCACCCTGCTCAAGAAGCGCGGCGTACAGATGCTCTCCGGAGTGACGTACGAGCGCATCGACGACGCCGGCCTGCACATCATCGCCGATGGACAGCCGCAGTGCCTGCCGGTGGAGCATGTGATCGTCTGCGCCGGTCAGGAACCGCGCCGCGATCTCGAAACCGGTCTGCGCGCCGCCAATGTACCGCTGTCGCTGATTGGCGGCGCCGATGTCGCCAACGAACTCGACGCCAAACGCGCCATCGATCAGGGAACGCGCCTGGCGGCGACGCTCTGA
- a CDS encoding STAS/SEC14 domain-containing protein: MIVIEQQPKRVEVTVYAEFTLADYKEFENAVNFAIQFEGPVDLWFDLREMADFTLDVAWEDIVFARAHANDFSRIAVLTHSQWVAWSAWLSQIFVHAEMRVFDEEVEARAWLAEEEGLA, from the coding sequence ATGATTGTCATCGAACAACAGCCGAAGCGGGTCGAAGTCACGGTGTATGCGGAATTCACGCTTGCCGACTACAAGGAGTTCGAGAATGCCGTCAATTTCGCGATCCAGTTCGAGGGGCCGGTCGACCTGTGGTTCGATCTGCGCGAAATGGCCGACTTCACGCTCGACGTGGCCTGGGAAGATATCGTCTTTGCGCGTGCGCACGCCAACGACTTCAGCCGTATTGCCGTCCTGACGCATAGCCAGTGGGTAGCGTGGAGTGCCTGGTTGTCGCAGATTTTCGTTCATGCCGAGATGCGCGTTTTCGATGAGGAAGTCGAGGCACGTGCATGGCTGGCTGAAGAAGAGGGACTGGCGTGA
- a CDS encoding acyl carrier protein, giving the protein MDIRNEVVAVLDEVLSLKGRASEFALDTPLLGAIPELDSMAVVSLITTLEEHFGFTVEDDEIDGSVFASLATLIDFVAGKLAD; this is encoded by the coding sequence ATGGATATCAGAAACGAAGTGGTCGCCGTTCTTGACGAGGTCTTGAGCCTCAAGGGCCGGGCGAGTGAATTCGCGCTCGACACCCCCTTGCTCGGCGCAATTCCCGAACTGGATTCGATGGCGGTAGTCTCCCTGATTACCACGCTCGAAGAACATTTCGGGTTTACGGTCGAAGATGACGAGATCGACGGATCGGTGTTCGCTTCGTTGGCGACGCTGATCGACTTCGTTGCGGGCAAACTGGCTGACTGA
- a CDS encoding DUF3365 domain-containing protein — protein sequence MGLRLKFNLVLLLVFGAGMGMSAYVSHRLLDENAKQETLRNAGLMMESALSVRGYTVRQVKPLLDSQLEQTFLPQTVPAYAATEVFSNLAVKYPDFTYKEATLNPTNPRDRAVEWESDLVQKFRADGSARELAGERETPTGRMLYLARPITITDPACLICHSVPDAAPESMIRIYGPNNGFGWKHLETVGAQVVSVPMSVPLANAQRTFNSFMLSLGGIFLATFVVLNIMLSMLIIRPISSMSDAADRISTGDFSVPEFPSHTGDEIDVLANSFNRMRRSLQKAIKLIES from the coding sequence ATGGGTCTGCGACTGAAATTCAACCTGGTGCTTCTGCTGGTCTTTGGCGCCGGCATGGGCATGTCGGCGTACGTTTCGCACCGCCTGCTCGACGAGAACGCCAAGCAGGAGACGCTGCGCAATGCCGGCCTGATGATGGAGTCCGCGCTTTCGGTGCGCGGCTACACGGTCAGGCAGGTGAAGCCGCTTCTCGACTCCCAGTTGGAACAGACATTCCTGCCGCAGACGGTGCCTGCCTATGCCGCAACAGAGGTGTTCAGCAACCTGGCCGTGAAGTATCCGGACTTCACCTACAAGGAGGCGACGCTCAATCCTACCAATCCACGCGATCGTGCGGTGGAATGGGAGAGTGACCTGGTGCAGAAATTTCGCGCTGACGGCAGTGCCAGAGAACTTGCAGGCGAGCGAGAAACACCGACCGGCCGCATGCTCTACCTGGCACGGCCGATCACCATCACCGACCCTGCGTGTCTGATCTGCCACAGTGTTCCCGACGCGGCACCGGAATCGATGATCCGAATCTACGGCCCAAACAACGGCTTCGGCTGGAAACACCTGGAGACGGTCGGCGCCCAGGTGGTTTCAGTGCCGATGTCCGTGCCGCTGGCCAATGCGCAGCGCACCTTCAACAGCTTCATGCTCTCGCTCGGAGGCATCTTCCTGGCCACTTTCGTGGTCCTCAACATCATGTTGTCCATGCTCATCATCAGGCCCATTTCGAGCATGTCGGACGCCGCCGACAGGATCTCCACCGGCGACTTTTCCGTGCCGGAATTCCCGTCGCACACCGGGGACGAGATCGACGTGCTGGCGAACTCCTTCAACCGCATGCGCCGCAGCCTGCAAAAGGCCATCAAGCTGATCGAGAGTTGA
- a CDS encoding protein kinase, protein MAIPDFIGKYEIRRELGKGAMGAVYEGFDPVIKRSVAIKTILAGYLANVESEAAVARFKQEAQAGGRLQHPGIVGVYEYGEDETGAYIVMEYVQGKLLRQCMRERGRFEPIDVFEVMKQLLAALDYSHQHDVVHRDIKPTNVMVLGGMKIKIMDFGVAKIENSSLTQVGTVIGTPTHISPEQLLGLPADHRADLWSAGVILYEMLTGHGPFLAETPVAVMHKVMNVEPTPPSTIVPALPAVFDALLTRALAKKPDGRFQSAREFSNALLAAFIQSKPIARTRGSSNDSLPPPEPVAGGARSGSAGTRSAGASTPLPLPQETLDEIESSLIRSIGPVAKHLVRKGVIQARSIEEFCSTLAENIPEGAERTDFLKRIEQLKKATPASMPSRSTNPPEPTSVTPVVVFDPATLAAAEKRLAQYVGPLARVLIKRAANDSGNVQELYRKLSEHIDSKPERAAFLKGFV, encoded by the coding sequence ATGGCCATCCCTGATTTCATTGGCAAGTACGAGATCCGCCGCGAACTCGGCAAGGGTGCAATGGGCGCAGTTTACGAAGGTTTCGACCCGGTCATCAAACGTTCAGTGGCGATCAAGACGATTCTCGCAGGGTACCTGGCCAACGTTGAATCTGAGGCCGCAGTGGCACGCTTCAAGCAGGAGGCGCAGGCCGGAGGGAGACTGCAGCATCCGGGAATTGTCGGGGTATACGAATATGGAGAAGACGAAACAGGGGCCTATATCGTCATGGAGTACGTGCAGGGAAAGTTGTTGCGCCAGTGCATGCGCGAACGCGGCCGCTTTGAACCGATCGACGTATTCGAGGTGATGAAGCAACTGCTCGCAGCACTCGACTATTCGCATCAGCACGATGTCGTGCATCGTGACATCAAGCCGACCAACGTCATGGTACTGGGCGGGATGAAGATCAAGATCATGGACTTCGGGGTCGCCAAGATCGAGAACTCATCGCTCACGCAGGTGGGCACCGTGATTGGAACGCCGACGCACATCTCTCCCGAGCAATTGTTGGGCTTGCCGGCCGACCACCGTGCCGATCTGTGGTCGGCCGGGGTCATTCTCTACGAAATGCTGACCGGGCATGGGCCATTTCTCGCCGAGACCCCGGTCGCGGTCATGCACAAGGTCATGAACGTCGAGCCTACACCACCGTCGACAATCGTGCCTGCGCTGCCAGCGGTTTTCGACGCCCTGCTGACGCGCGCGCTGGCGAAGAAGCCTGACGGACGTTTTCAGAGCGCCCGCGAATTCAGCAATGCGTTATTGGCGGCCTTCATCCAGAGCAAGCCCATTGCCAGGACCCGTGGCAGCAGCAACGACAGCCTGCCGCCACCCGAACCGGTCGCCGGTGGCGCCAGGAGTGGCAGCGCCGGCACGAGATCTGCGGGCGCGTCAACACCGCTGCCGCTGCCCCAGGAGACGCTGGACGAAATCGAGTCCTCGCTGATCAGGTCGATCGGCCCGGTCGCCAAACACCTGGTGCGCAAGGGGGTGATCCAGGCCAGGAGCATCGAGGAATTCTGTTCCACCCTCGCCGAAAACATTCCCGAAGGCGCCGAACGTACCGACTTCCTGAAGCGTATCGAGCAATTGAAAAAGGCCACTCCCGCATCGATGCCGTCAAGGTCCACCAATCCGCCCGAACCGACATCGGTAACACCGGTGGTGGTTTTCGACCCTGCGACGCTTGCAGCGGCCGAGAAACGCCTCGCGCAGTACGTAGGACCGCTCGCTCGAGTGCTCATCAAGCGGGCAGCCAACGATTCTGGCAACGTCCAGGAACTCTACCGAAAGCTCTCCGAGCATATCGACTCCAAACCCGAGCGCGCTGCCTTTCTCAAGGGTTTCGTTTGA
- a CDS encoding carotenoid 1,2-hydratase produces MNTGTSRSYGIRQQGRGKARPGSSRWFRRYRWLVIAGWLIMMVAVGWVFFTSSNRIPLAASAGGATEQSATMVSNTMPPVKLPADDAAHEMLTEWWYYSGHLQTDSGERYSFHIASFLRKGTLTHTVFHGSLLDHQTEKLYTEQARTAGNPSDGRRDGFSFKFGSWQLQGDGAQHAAKMAGKDFALDLQLNDSRQPLLHQAPGTPIAGLLDFGVAGMSYYTSRPRMAAQGILTIGGTARKVHGEVWFDHQWGDFEAAKLRWNWFALQLTDGADLMIFELFDRQGEPVLRMGTYSKDGEVSALGASDFQATSRGTWKSPSSGGVLYPVHWTIVVPATGLKLKVDPVIRASEFDARTTTLNVYWEGAVKLSGSHRGVGFMELSGYHPSVQQTATSQ; encoded by the coding sequence ATGAACACTGGCACAAGTCGCTCGTATGGAATTCGGCAGCAAGGCCGTGGCAAGGCCCGCCCCGGTTCGTCGCGCTGGTTCAGACGCTATCGCTGGCTGGTCATTGCCGGCTGGCTGATCATGATGGTGGCGGTCGGCTGGGTTTTCTTCACCAGCTCCAATAGGATACCTCTGGCTGCAAGTGCAGGTGGGGCAACCGAGCAGTCGGCGACAATGGTGTCCAACACGATGCCACCGGTGAAGCTACCCGCCGATGATGCTGCACATGAAATGCTCACTGAATGGTGGTACTACAGTGGCCACCTGCAAACCGACTCAGGCGAACGTTATTCGTTTCATATCGCTTCCTTCCTGCGTAAAGGGACTCTCACCCATACCGTATTCCACGGTTCACTACTCGACCATCAGACCGAGAAGCTTTATACCGAGCAGGCACGCACCGCAGGCAACCCATCGGACGGACGCCGTGACGGATTTTCTTTCAAGTTCGGTAGCTGGCAATTGCAGGGCGATGGCGCGCAACATGCGGCGAAGATGGCCGGCAAGGATTTTGCGCTCGATCTGCAGCTCAATGACAGCCGCCAACCGCTCCTGCACCAGGCACCGGGTACGCCGATCGCCGGCCTGCTGGATTTCGGTGTCGCCGGCATGAGTTATTACACTTCGCGTCCACGCATGGCTGCCCAGGGAATTCTGACCATTGGCGGCACTGCCAGGAAGGTGCATGGCGAAGTCTGGTTCGATCATCAGTGGGGTGACTTCGAAGCGGCAAAGCTGCGCTGGAACTGGTTTGCGCTGCAACTGACAGATGGCGCGGACTTGATGATCTTCGAACTTTTCGATCGCCAGGGCGAGCCAGTACTGCGCATGGGAACCTATAGCAAGGACGGCGAGGTCAGTGCACTCGGCGCATCCGACTTCCAGGCGACCTCCCGCGGCACCTGGAAAAGTCCTTCTTCAGGGGGGGTACTCTACCCGGTCCATTGGACGATCGTAGTACCCGCCACGGGCCTCAAGCTGAAAGTCGACCCGGTGATCCGCGCCAGTGAGTTCGACGCCCGGACAACGACGCTGAACGTCTATTGGGAAGGTGCGGTCAAGTTGAGTGGCTCGCATCGTGGCGTCGGTTTTATGGAACTGAGCGGCTACCATCCGTCAGTCCAGCAAACGGCGACCAGCCAGTAG
- the creB gene encoding two-component system response regulator CreB, with the protein MRILIVDDESAISDTLAYALQADGFASDCCTLGAEALARLDAGDHDLVVLDVGLPDMSGFDVCRVLRRRSDVPVIFLTARSDEVDRIVGLELGADDYVAKPFSPREVVSRVRAILRRTRPEWPAGSPAITAPVRFTVDGDGMRIAYHGIWLDLTRYEYLLLALLLTRPGRILSRGQIMENVWQDCGESLERTVDTHIKTLRNKLRAVRVDEEPIRTHRGLGYSIAVR; encoded by the coding sequence ATGCGTATTCTCATCGTCGACGACGAATCTGCGATTTCCGATACCCTGGCCTATGCTCTGCAAGCCGACGGGTTCGCCAGCGATTGCTGCACCCTCGGCGCCGAAGCGCTGGCCCGGCTGGATGCCGGCGATCACGACCTGGTCGTCCTCGATGTCGGGCTGCCGGACATGAGCGGCTTTGACGTATGTCGTGTCCTGCGGCGGCGCTCGGACGTGCCGGTGATTTTTCTCACCGCCCGCTCCGACGAGGTGGACCGCATCGTCGGTCTGGAACTCGGCGCCGACGATTATGTGGCCAAACCCTTCAGCCCCCGCGAAGTGGTTTCCCGTGTCCGCGCCATTTTGCGTCGCACCCGGCCAGAGTGGCCCGCAGGTTCCCCAGCGATCACCGCGCCGGTACGGTTTACGGTCGATGGCGATGGCATGCGCATCGCCTACCACGGTATCTGGCTCGATCTGACACGCTACGAGTATCTTCTGCTGGCCTTGTTGCTGACACGGCCGGGGCGCATTCTGAGTCGCGGCCAGATCATGGAAAACGTCTGGCAGGATTGCGGTGAAAGCCTGGAGCGCACAGTCGATACCCACATCAAGACCCTGCGCAACAAGTTGCGGGCGGTGCGGGTCGACGAGGAGCCGATCCGGACCCACCGCGGTCTGGGCTACAGCATCGCCGTTCGCTAG
- a CDS encoding sulfurtransferase, with amino-acid sequence MSYTTLVSSSVLADHLRDPGWRVFDCRHQLSEPAAGRRAYAHAHLPGAFFLHLDQDLSGPMNGRNGRHPLPDPRLLADKLGAAGVAMDTQVVAYDDAGGAFASRLWWLLRWLGHDRVAVLDGGIDRWRAEGRPLVTDIPNSPPVVLEVDLRDVLTSSDAVLDSLGQGGFCLIDARSPDRFRGENETLDPVGGHIPGARNRFFRDNLDADGCFRPAGELRREFLALLAGCSPAQAVMSCGSGVTACHNLLAMEVAGLPGARLYAGSWSEWCSDPARPVACQAPAV; translated from the coding sequence GTGAGCTATACAACGCTGGTCAGCAGCTCCGTCCTTGCCGATCATCTCCGTGACCCCGGCTGGCGTGTCTTCGATTGCCGTCATCAACTGAGCGAACCGGCTGCAGGCCGTCGCGCCTACGCGCACGCTCACCTGCCGGGCGCCTTCTTCCTGCATCTCGACCAGGATCTGTCGGGACCTATGAATGGTCGCAACGGTCGTCACCCCTTGCCTGATCCACGCCTGCTGGCCGACAAGCTGGGAGCCGCGGGCGTCGCCATGGACACGCAGGTGGTCGCCTATGACGACGCCGGTGGCGCCTTTGCCAGCCGGCTGTGGTGGTTGCTGCGCTGGCTTGGCCATGATCGCGTTGCGGTTCTCGACGGTGGCATTGATCGCTGGCGGGCAGAGGGGCGGCCGCTGGTCACCGATATTCCGAATTCACCGCCGGTAGTGCTGGAAGTCGATCTGCGTGACGTGCTGACCAGCAGCGACGCGGTGCTCGACAGTCTTGGGCAGGGCGGCTTCTGCCTGATCGATGCACGTTCCCCTGACCGCTTTCGTGGCGAGAACGAAACCCTCGATCCGGTCGGCGGGCATATTCCCGGCGCGCGCAACCGCTTCTTCCGCGACAATCTCGACGCAGACGGCTGCTTTCGCCCGGCCGGTGAATTGCGCCGCGAGTTTCTGGCCCTGCTGGCCGGTTGTTCGCCAGCGCAGGCGGTGATGTCTTGCGGTTCCGGCGTCACCGCCTGTCACAACCTGCTGGCGATGGAAGTCGCCGGATTGCCGGGCGCGCGGCTCTATGCCGGCTCGTGGAGCGAGTGGTGCAGTGACCCGGCGCGGCCAGTGGCCTGTCAGGCTCCCGCAGTCTGA
- a CDS encoding TetR/AcrR family transcriptional regulator encodes MPAGRKRQGTLEANRREELLQAAARLFVEKGFDATTTRDIAEAVGMRSGSPFYHFRSKQELLKAAMIAGLETGYRRLQAASEDIVDPAQRLRVMIRVHLGNLLEGDCQVPMLLYESRALDAAARAEIATVTDRYQETWQATLDELAAIGKLRSSAAPLRLLLFGMLNWSSQWYRADGALSLDQIAAAAADLLLM; translated from the coding sequence ATGCCGGCCGGCCGCAAACGGCAAGGCACGCTGGAAGCGAACCGCCGCGAAGAACTGTTGCAAGCGGCGGCCCGCCTGTTCGTCGAGAAAGGTTTTGACGCGACCACCACGCGTGACATTGCCGAGGCTGTCGGCATGCGCTCAGGCAGCCCCTTCTACCATTTCCGCAGCAAGCAGGAACTGCTCAAGGCGGCGATGATCGCGGGCCTGGAGACGGGCTACCGGCGCCTGCAGGCAGCCAGCGAGGACATTGTCGACCCCGCGCAGCGCCTGCGGGTAATGATCCGCGTCCATCTCGGGAATCTTCTCGAAGGCGATTGCCAAGTGCCGATGCTGCTCTACGAATCGCGCGCACTCGACGCCGCGGCGAGGGCCGAAATCGCCACGGTCACTGACCGCTACCAGGAAACGTGGCAGGCAACGCTTGACGAACTTGCAGCCATCGGCAAACTGCGCAGTTCGGCAGCGCCGCTACGCCTGTTGCTCTTCGGCATGCTCAACTGGAGCAGCCAGTGGTACCGGGCGGACGGTGCGCTGTCGCTCGACCAGATCGCTGCTGCCGCTGCCGATCTGTTGTTAATGTGA
- the creC gene encoding two-component system sensor histidine kinase CreC: MNISVRLFIGYFLVVGLAAWFVLNIFMREAEPGIRQATEETLVDTAHVLAELAAPDLASGRMADGEFASALAAARQRSPQASIWGVRKDSIDFRVYITDDLGRVVFDSEGLALGADYSQWRDVARVLKGEYGARSTRAQADDASSSVMYVAAPIRHQGRLLGVLSVAKPLSSVLPYVGHAEQRVKRAGYILLAASALIGVVFSAWLSWSINRLRIYARDVSEGRQADPPTSGGRQFSELARALALMRERLEGKQYVERYVQNLAHEMKSPLSAIIGAAEILEGRPADDDRRRFALSVGEQARRLQGIIERMLMLARVEQLQAPEDAVPVDLNELLQRCVDERSLPLQARRLSCSFAIGESLGVRGDPFLLQQALLNLLDNAIAFSLTGGNIEIALQRRDQHAEVTVRDHGSGAPDYALPQVFDRFYSLASPSSGQKSSGLGLALVREVARLHGGEADFGNHPEGGAVARLLLPSA, translated from the coding sequence ATGAACATTTCCGTTCGCTTGTTCATCGGCTATTTCCTGGTCGTCGGTCTGGCGGCGTGGTTCGTGCTCAACATTTTCATGCGCGAGGCCGAACCGGGAATCCGACAGGCCACCGAGGAAACCCTGGTCGATACGGCGCATGTCCTCGCCGAACTGGCCGCGCCGGATCTCGCCAGCGGCAGGATGGCCGATGGCGAGTTCGCCAGTGCCCTGGCGGCGGCACGCCAACGTTCGCCGCAAGCAAGCATCTGGGGCGTACGGAAGGACAGCATCGACTTTCGCGTATACATCACCGACGACCTGGGGCGGGTGGTCTTTGACTCCGAAGGTCTGGCCCTGGGCGCAGATTATTCGCAATGGCGCGACGTGGCGCGCGTGCTGAAGGGCGAATATGGCGCCCGCAGCACGCGCGCACAAGCCGACGACGCCAGCTCGTCGGTGATGTACGTGGCCGCACCGATCCGTCACCAGGGGCGGCTGCTCGGCGTGCTCTCGGTGGCCAAGCCGCTATCCAGCGTCCTGCCCTACGTCGGCCACGCCGAGCAGCGCGTGAAACGAGCCGGCTATATCCTGCTGGCCGCTTCGGCACTGATCGGGGTGGTATTCTCGGCCTGGCTGAGCTGGTCGATCAACCGCTTACGGATTTACGCCCGCGACGTCTCCGAAGGCCGCCAGGCCGACCCGCCGACCTCTGGCGGCCGTCAGTTCTCCGAACTGGCACGCGCGCTGGCGCTGATGCGCGAACGCCTTGAAGGCAAGCAATACGTCGAACGTTACGTTCAGAACTTGGCGCATGAAATGAAGAGCCCGCTTTCGGCGATCATCGGCGCCGCCGAAATCCTCGAAGGCCGCCCTGCCGACGACGATCGGCGGCGTTTTGCGCTCAGTGTCGGCGAGCAGGCGCGCCGACTGCAGGGGATCATCGAACGAATGCTGATGCTGGCGCGGGTCGAGCAACTGCAGGCGCCGGAAGACGCAGTCCCGGTTGACCTCAACGAGCTGCTGCAGCGTTGCGTCGACGAGCGGAGTCTGCCGCTGCAGGCCCGACGGCTGAGCTGCTCGTTCGCCATCGGCGAGTCGCTCGGCGTGCGTGGCGACCCTTTCCTGTTGCAGCAGGCACTACTCAACCTGCTCGACAACGCGATCGCCTTTTCGCTGACCGGAGGAAACATCGAAATCGCCCTGCAGCGTCGCGATCAACACGCCGAGGTAACGGTTCGCGATCATGGCAGTGGCGCTCCGGACTACGCCCTGCCGCAGGTCTTCGACCGTTTCTACTCGCTGGCGAGCCCCTCCAGCGGCCAGAAGAGTTCGGGCCTGGGGCTCGCGCTGGTACGCGAAGTCGCGCGCCTGCACGGCGGTGAAGCCGATTTCGGCAACCATCCCGAGGGCGGTGCCGTGGCCCGCCTGCTGCTGCCGTCGGCCTGA